The genomic stretch AGTGTCGCCGCGCCCGATCTGCGCCGCGCGCCACACCTCGCCGAGCGTCGACGACGAGCGTTGCGCGCCGACAGCCGTCCCCAGCCGGTCGAGAACCTCAAGCCGCCGGGCCATGAACTGCTCCTGGGCAACCGGCCAGACGAGCTGCGCTACCTCGTGCGGCGTCGCGTGGTCGTAGTTGCCCAGGACCGTCGCGATGATGTCGTTGGTGACTGCCGAGACCTCGCCGAAGAACGACAACCAGCGATCGACACCGACCACGATCAGCGGCAGCGGGTCGGCGTCGAGGAACGGCTTGAACGCCTCGTCGATCGCCCGGAAGAACTGGCGATGCCGCTCGTCCCGGTGCGCGGACCGCCGGATGCCAAAGCCGCCCGGGAGTGATTCCTCGCCGCCCGGCCCTGTATGGACCATCGGGAAGCCGCCGACGGTCACCTCCTCCAGGCTATCGCGGCTCGCGGCGAACAACCGTGTCGGCTTCTCACTCAGCACGAGCACCCAGTAGCGCCGGAACCGATTCATCGCGCGGACGAGATCACGGATCAAGAAGGTGTCGTCGATGATGACTCGTTCGGGGAGCGTGTGCGACACGGTGTGCCACTCCGCCACGTCGGCCGAGACGAACAGCGCGGTTCCGTCGAGCAGGTACGGATAGTTGATATCCGCGGCCAGAGCGTCCAGACGGGTAAGCAGCGGCTCGGCCTCGCGGCGCGTCATTTCGCCGAGCAATCGGTTTGTCGCCTCGGTCACCAGGTTCTTCACCCGGATCGGATCCTGCTGGTTCTCCGGGGATGTGCGATGTGTCGGCAGCGTGATGGTGATCGACGGGTACGATGTCGCTGCCTTGAGCCTCTGGAGTTCATAGTTATTCATGATCTGCCTCCCTGAAACGCAATGCTCGCGACCTGGCGCGAGCAGAGTGGGCCCCATGGGAGGGACACACGTCACGTCAAGTGTAGCCTCAGGCTGACGACCCGGCGAGGGATTCAGCATTGCAATGTCGTATCAGCTCAGACCACCCCCGCCGCGCGCAACCCCGCGATCCGCGCATCGTCGTAGCCCAGCTCGCGCAGGATCGCGTCGGTGTGCTGGCCGAGGTCGGGGACATCGCCCAAGGTGTACTCGACATTGCCGGCCACAACCGGCGGCAGCAACGCGCGCAGCGGGCCGACCGGGCTGCCGATCTCGCGCCAGCGGTCGCGCGCGGCCAGCTGCGGGTGGTCGGCAACGGCGGCGACGTCGTTCGCCCGTGCGTTGGCGATGCCGGCCGCGTCGAGCCGGGCGACAACCTCGGCGGCGGTGAGCCCCGCGAACGCCGCGACGATCAGCCCGTCGAGCGCGGCGCGGTTGGCGACACGCTCGGAGTTCGTCGCAAAACGCGGGTCGGCAGGATCGAGCGCGCCGCCCAGCGCCCCGGCGCAGAACCGCGCCCACTCGCGCTCATTCTGCACGCCGAAGAGGACCAGCGCGCCGTCGCCGGCCGGGTACGGGCCGTAAGGCGCGATCGCCGGATGGCTGGCCCCGGCGCGGGCCATCGGCCGGCCACCGTACATCGTGTAGTAGAGCGGGTAGCCCATCCACTCGACCAGCGCGTCCAGCAGCCCGACATCGAGCACCGCGCCCCGCCCCGTCCGCTCGCGGGTGTAGAGCGCCGTCAGGATGCCGGAATACGCGTACATGCCGCCGGCGATGTCGGCAACCGAGATGCCGACCTTCGACGGCGTCTCCGGCGTGCCGGTGATCGACAGGATGCCGGCCTCGGCCTGGATCAGCAGGTCGTACGCCTTGCGGTCGCGATACGGCCCGTCGTCTCCGTAGCCCGAGATGCCGCAGTAGATCATCCGCGGAAAGCGCTCCAGCAGCGCCCCGCCGCCCCAGCCGAGCCGCTCCATCGCGCCGGGCGCCAGGTTCTGGACGACGACATCGGCCCGCTCCAGCAGCGCCTCGACCACCGCCCGCCCCTCGGGGTGCTTGAGGTCAAGCGTCAGCGACTCCTTGCCGCGGTTGGCCCAGACGAAGTAGCTGGCGATGCCGTGCACCGTCCGGTCGTACCCGCGCGCAAAGTCGCCCACCCCCGGCCGCTCGATCTTGATCACCCGCGCGCCGAGGTCAGCCAGCTGCCGCGTCGCATACGGCCCCGCCACCGCCTGCTCGAACGCGAGGATGGTGATGCCGCGAAGGGGCGCATCCCGCTCCTCCCCGCGTCCCTCGTCCCCCGTCCCTCGTCCCCCATCCATCAGAAGCTCCTCGGCAGCCCCAGCACATGCTGCGCAACATACGACAGGATGAGGTTCGTCGAGATTGGGGCGACCTGGTAGAGGCGCGTCTCGCGGAACTTGCGCTCGATGTCGAACTCGGCGGCGAAGCCGTAGCCGCCGTGGGTCTGGACGGCGGCGTTGGCCGCCTCCCAGGAGGCGTCGGCGGCCAGCAGCTTGGCCATGTTCGCCTCGGCGCCGCAGGGCTGGCCGGCGTCGAACAGGGCCGCGGCGCGCTGGCGCATCAGGTCGGCGGCGCGGATGTTGACATACGCGCGGGCGATCGGGAAGGCGACGCCCTGGTTCTGGCCGATCGGCCGGTCGAAGACGATGCGCTCCTTCGCGTAGCCGGTGGCGCGCTCGATGAACCAGTCGCCGTCGCCGATGCACTCGGCGGCGATCAGGATGCGCTCGACGTTCATCCCGTCGAGGATGTAGCGGAACCCCTTGCCCTCCTCGCCGACGAGGTTCTCGGCCGGCACCTCCAGCCCGTCGAAGAAGACCTGGTTCGTCTCGTGGTTCATCATCGTGTCGATCGGTCGCGCCTCGAATTTGTCGGCCGGCGCGTCGCGCAAGTCCACCAGAAAGGTCGAGAGCCCCTCCGACTTGCGCGCCACCTGGTCGCGCGGCGTCGTGCGGGCCAGCAGGAGCATCAGATCGGAGTGCTGGACGCGGGAGATGAAGATCTTCTGGCCGGTGACGACGTAGTGATCGCCGCGACGGACGGCCGTCGTCCGCAGGCTGGTCGTGTCGGTGCCGCTATCCGGCTCGGTGACGCCGAACGCCTGCAGGCGCAGCTCTCCGCTGGCGATCTGCGGCAGGTACTCGCGCTTCTGCTCCTCGGAGCCGTGCCGCAGCAGCGTGCCCATCGTGTACATCTGAGCGTGGCAGGCGCCCGCGTTGCCACCGGAGCGGTTGACCTCTTCGAGGATGATCGCCCCCTCGGTCACGCCGAGGCCGAGGCCGCCGTACTCCTCGGGAATGAGCGCCGAGAGGTAGCCGGCCTGCGTCATCGCCCGGACGAACTCCTCGGGGTAGCCGCGCTCGCGATCCAGCTTGCGCCAGTAGTCGTCGGGAAACCGGCGGCACAGCTCGCCCACCATCGCCCGCAGGTCCGCGTGCAGCTCGGCCTGGTCCTTCTCCGCGTCGCCCATGTCGCCATCCCTCCCTCTGCGCCCCTGCCTCGTCCGGATGATCACAGAAAGACGCCACGGTCACAACCCACGCCGTTGCGCGACCGGCGGCCAGCAGATACCATCTGCCACGTATCGACCAGACAACGACAACGGAGAGACGGCGTAGCGGCCCCGATGCACTGACACGTCCAGACCAGCCATTGACCGATGATGGACGACCGCCCACAGCCGGGGGTTCTGGCATGGGCGACACAACAGGAGCATCCACCGTGCGCCACTCCAATCCCTCCGGACTTGCCCGTGAGATCGGGCCACTTGTTATCGCTGCATTCGTCGCCCAGCTCAGCGTCGGCACGATGTCGCCATTCCTCGCCGCAGTCGCGACAAGCCTCGACACGAGCCTGGCGATGCTGGGGCTGGTGTCGATGGGCGCGCTGGCCGCGACCGCGGTTGGCGGACTGATCGTCGGGCCGCTCGGCGATCATCTCGGACACCGGACGATGCTCCTCTGGGGGTTGGCGCTGATCGGCGTGGCTGCGGCCGGCACGGCATTCGCGCCGGGCGTCATCGTCCTCGCGATTGCCCGCGCCACCGGCGGCGTCGGGTTCGCCGGGGCCAGCGGCATGCCGAACGCCATCGCCGCCAGCCATTCCGATGGCGCGCAGCGCCGCCGAGCGCTGGCGATCCTGGCGACGGCGGGAACGGTCGCCGGCCTGGTCGGCGCTCCGCTGATGACGACCATCGGCGCGGCATCGAGCTGGCGGGTCGCTTTCCTCGTCGTCGCGGCGGTCGTCGGCATTGCCTGCGTCGCCACATATCTGACAGTCCCGCGGCCCGACTCTCCGCCCGCCGGCAGAATTACCCGCCGGGACATCGCGGAACGCTACGCGCCGATCCTCGCCGACCGGCGCATCCGCCTGCTCTACGGCGCGACCGCAACCCAGATGTTCTGCCTGATCGGCGCGTTGACGTTCACCGGGGCGTTCCTCGCGGGCGACCGAGGCTTCTCCCTTCGGGCGATCGGCTGGGCATATATGGCGCAAGCCGCCGGGGGCATCCTGGGCGGGCTGCTGGCGGGAGGCCGTCTCGGCGGGCTGGGGTTGACCAGGGCGTATGTGGTCGCGATGCTGGCGATGGGCTGCTTCTTCCTGCTGTTCTTCGCCGCGCCGCTGGGCGTCTGGAGCGTCCTGCCGTTGGCTCTCACCGGCCTCGCCCAGGTGGCCGGCTGGATCGTGCTCTCGACGATGCTGGCCGAGCGAACGAGCGCCGGCCAGGGCACGACGATGACGCTGAACGGCTCATTCCTCGGCGTCGGCGGGGCGCTCGGCGCTGCGGCCGGCGGTGTGCTGATCGATACCGCCGGCTACACGACGTTCGGCGCGCTGATGTTGCTCGCAGCGATGGCATCTGCTCTGCTGGGTTGGAGAGGATATCGGCTCGACGCAACGCCAGCCGTCTACAATGTCGACGCGGTCACGGTAGCGGGAGAGAAGAGGGGGATAGATGACGGTCGCGACAACGCTCCGCCCAACGATGGATGAGGTTTACGCGGCGCGAGCGCGGTTGCGCGGCGTGACGGTTCGCACGCCACTGCTGCAACTCTGGGGGAGCGATTCGATCTGGGTCAAGCCGGAGGTGCTCCAGCCGGTCGGCAGCTTCAAGATCCGCGGCGTCTACAACGCCGTCGCCTCGCTCGATCCTGACGAGCGCGCCAAAGGGGTCAGCACCGTCTCGTCCGGCAATACGGCACAGGCGGTCGCCTGGGCGGCGCGGAGGTTCGGCGTCCCAGCCCGGGCGATCATGCCGACGACGACGCCGGAGAACAAGCTACGCGCCACCGAGGCCTACGGTGGCGTGCCCGACCTGCGGCCGGCCGGCGAGGCGTTCGACTACCTGCGCCACGGCGGATATCGCGACTTCGAGGATGCCTTCATCCACCCGGTCGCCAACCGCGACCTGCTGGCCGGCCACGGCACGATCGCGCTGGAGATCTTCGAGGATATGCCGGATGTCGAGACGGTCTACGTCCCGATCGGCGGTGGCGGGCTGATCAGCGGCATCTCGAACGCGCTCAAGGAGCTCGCGCCGAACGTCCGGATCGTCGGCGTCCAGCCGGAAGGTTGCACGCCGGTCATCGCCGGGCTGGCGGCGGGCGAGCCGGTCGACGTCGAGGTGCACACGATCTGCGACGGCGTCGCGGTCAGCTTCATGTTCCCCGAGATGTACCCGCTGCTGCGCGACCTGGTGGATGAGATCGTGACG from Thermomicrobiales bacterium encodes the following:
- a CDS encoding CaiB/BaiF CoA-transferase family protein, with product MDGGRGTGDEGRGEERDAPLRGITILAFEQAVAGPYATRQLADLGARVIKIERPGVGDFARGYDRTVHGIASYFVWANRGKESLTLDLKHPEGRAVVEALLERADVVVQNLAPGAMERLGWGGGALLERFPRMIYCGISGYGDDGPYRDRKAYDLLIQAEAGILSITGTPETPSKVGISVADIAGGMYAYSGILTALYTRERTGRGAVLDVGLLDALVEWMGYPLYYTMYGGRPMARAGASHPAIAPYGPYPAGDGALVLFGVQNEREWARFCAGALGGALDPADPRFATNSERVANRAALDGLIVAAFAGLTAAEVVARLDAAGIANARANDVAAVADHPQLAARDRWREIGSPVGPLRALLPPVVAGNVEYTLGDVPDLGQHTDAILRELGYDDARIAGLRAAGVV
- a CDS encoding acyl-CoA dehydrogenase family protein yields the protein MGDAEKDQAELHADLRAMVGELCRRFPDDYWRKLDRERGYPEEFVRAMTQAGYLSALIPEEYGGLGLGVTEGAIILEEVNRSGGNAGACHAQMYTMGTLLRHGSEEQKREYLPQIASGELRLQAFGVTEPDSGTDTTSLRTTAVRRGDHYVVTGQKIFISRVQHSDLMLLLARTTPRDQVARKSEGLSTFLVDLRDAPADKFEARPIDTMMNHETNQVFFDGLEVPAENLVGEEGKGFRYILDGMNVERILIAAECIGDGDWFIERATGYAKERIVFDRPIGQNQGVAFPIARAYVNIRAADLMRQRAAALFDAGQPCGAEANMAKLLAADASWEAANAAVQTHGGYGFAAEFDIERKFRETRLYQVAPISTNLILSYVAQHVLGLPRSF
- a CDS encoding MFS transporter gives rise to the protein MGDTTGASTVRHSNPSGLAREIGPLVIAAFVAQLSVGTMSPFLAAVATSLDTSLAMLGLVSMGALAATAVGGLIVGPLGDHLGHRTMLLWGLALIGVAAAGTAFAPGVIVLAIARATGGVGFAGASGMPNAIAASHSDGAQRRRALAILATAGTVAGLVGAPLMTTIGAASSWRVAFLVVAAVVGIACVATYLTVPRPDSPPAGRITRRDIAERYAPILADRRIRLLYGATATQMFCLIGALTFTGAFLAGDRGFSLRAIGWAYMAQAAGGILGGLLAGGRLGGLGLTRAYVVAMLAMGCFFLLFFAAPLGVWSVLPLALTGLAQVAGWIVLSTMLAERTSAGQGTTMTLNGSFLGVGGALGAAAGGVLIDTAGYTTFGALMLLAAMASALLGWRGYRLDATPAVYNVDAVTVAGEKRGIDDGRDNAPPNDG
- a CDS encoding pyridoxal-phosphate dependent enzyme: MTVATTLRPTMDEVYAARARLRGVTVRTPLLQLWGSDSIWVKPEVLQPVGSFKIRGVYNAVASLDPDERAKGVSTVSSGNTAQAVAWAARRFGVPARAIMPTTTPENKLRATEAYGGVPDLRPAGEAFDYLRHGGYRDFEDAFIHPVANRDLLAGHGTIALEIFEDMPDVETVYVPIGGGGLISGISNALKELAPNVRIVGVQPEGCTPVIAGLAAGEPVDVEVHTICDGVAVSFMFPEMYPLLRDLVDEIVTVSDDDVIRAIRHLALRNKLVAEGAGALATAAATKYGDDRSIAMISGGSIDPAKLAEIITAED